The genomic window GCTCAGGTTAGTACAGAGTGTTGTTGGTTGAATTTTACTGAGAAATAAAGCTTCATCGGCGTAGATGTTGCCGATTCCAGCCACCAGAGACTGATCGAGCAGGGCAGTTTTAATGGGACGACGACGATTTTGCAGTTTTAGAGCCAGGTACTCAATGGTAAAATCTGCGGAAAAGGGATCTGGTCCTAAATTCTGTAACCCAGTGATGACTCTTTCTGGAGGAGTTCGTGGGGGTACCCACCACATTTTACCGAAGGTTCGCTGGTCAACAAAACGTAATTCTTGTGAAGTGAAGCGATCGCCTTCAGCCGAATCACCTGTAAAAAACAACCGCACTCGCGTATGTTTCTGTAATGGCTCCTGCAAAGGGACCCACAGCAACTGACCAGTCATCCGCAGGTGAACCCCCAACCAGCCTGCGGGGGAAAGTTCAGCAAGCAGGTATTTACCGCGTCGGTGCCACTGGGTAATAACTGAACCTGCAACCTCAGCCAAGAAATCTACAGAGGAAAGGGGGTGGGCAATGGTGCGTTCAAGCAACACATCACCACCCCCAATTTCTTGGTTGAGGGTCAGTTTATTTAGACCCCGACGAACTGTTTCTACTTCAGGCAGTTCTGGCACAACTTAACGCGAGTCAGTTCCCTGATTGGGAGCGCCTTGTACAACCGAGCTACCTTCTCCAGACTCTGGTGCGGCAGCGGGGTTGCCATCAACAACTCGGTTCCCCTGACCTGTTCTGCGAGTACGTTCGTCGATGGTGGTTTGTTTGCCACCGGAAGCGGCCGTAGTAGTTTTCTTGGCTCCTGGCTTCGGCGCTTCAATCTCTAGCACTTCGTTCATACCAAAGTTGTTGGTATTAACACCAGCGTAGTTGACATTATTGAAGCGGACAATTACTGGATATTTGATGCCGCTTTGGTCTACGGATGCAACAGTCCCAGTATCCTGAAACCAGAAAGATTCTTTGCGGAGAATCTGAACTTTTGAACCACGTTGAACCATAAGTGTTTTTTCCCTTACGTCATTAAGCTAAAGCGTACTACTGGATCGGGACTCGCACCAACCATCTAGCCTTTAAGTTTTATTACCGCTCCCGCCAGCGCACTCGGACGAAATGCGCGGGACGCCCCCAGATGTCAGGTGTCGCGGAAATCTCATCAATTGCCAAGTTGAAGGGAATTGATGTTGTAATGTACTTTTGGGCGAGACTACCCAGGTCAGGTGTTAATTGGGCAGCAGCTGTGGCAGCGATGCCCAAACCCAAGATTTGCTCTATAGGACTGCGAGGTAGGATGAGATGGACACCCAAGGCTAGCCCGGCGGTCACGAGCATCCCGACAGACAAATTCGTGCCACAACGGGGATGCACAGCTAGGTTCCATTCGCCGCTGGTGGTGCGCTGGCGGGCGATGCGAACTGCACGATGCAACTCGGAGGTGTTAACTTGACCGTAGATGTAAAAGCCTTGGTCGGTGGATAAACCGCCCAAGGTGTCGTTGTCCATTTGACGGGACATTGAAGCACTTCTTGAGGAATATGAGTTTAAGCGATCGCTCAAAACCCAAACTGTGGCGTGTTCCAAAGCGTGAACCTGACGCAGCATCAGAATTTCTTTCAAGCCGGGAACAAAGTTTAGCTGTTTGAGTAAATCAGCATCTTGTGTGGCTTGAGGGGCGGGAGAATCAAAGCTCCAGAAGTTGCCAGTATAAGAGGAAGCAGAAGCAGTAGTCATAGATCAGAACTACTCCAAACTTGCAGATTGATTAACTGAGATGTTTTTCAACTGTAGCGTTTACGCCTGGAAGTCGTTAGGAAAAAATGGCAATCATGCAAAGGTAAAAGGAAAAAAACAAGAATTCTTCACTTTTGTCTTTTTCCTTTTCTAGGGGCTAGGAGTGTTGGGAGGCGCAGGCTGTGACGCTTCTGGAAGCGACGCGGGTCTAGGTAAGGATAATTCTATGCTGGGGCCGCGATCGTAAATTTCAATGTCCCACTGTCCCGAACGGTTAGATTCAAAGGCTATAAATCGACCATTGCCACTAATTGTCGGATGGCGGACTTCGCCTGAAATATTGTCAGTAATGACTTCAGATTGCAAGGCTTGGCGGTCATAAACGAATACATCTGGCTTGCCTCGCTCCTCGGAGATGTACACAATGTAACGACCATCGGCACTGATGTCTGGTTGTTCCTGAATGATACTGGACTGATTGAGTCCTGGTAAGTTAATCAGGCGACGTTGGCGGACATCATAAAGAAAGATGCCTCGATGGGCTTGGCGGGAGGAGGTAAAGACCAAGTAGCGCCCATCGTAGGATAGCTGGGGTTCTTGCTCGGCAGCTAAGCTATTTAAGGAGGCTCCGAGCAATTGTGGGGGTGGGGTGAGCAAGACACCATTGCTACAACTGCTCAATCCAGCGAATAATCCAACTGCTAAAACTGACAGATAACGAATAATCATTATGGCTAATGGCTAATAGCTATTGACAATTAGCCATTAGCTATTAGCCATTTTAGGAAATCACTTCATCACTAGGCGTTGGCAAGGGGCAGCAGTTAACATCATTTATACAAACCTTTCCCCACTGCAACGCCCAGCGTAGTAGTTCTACACGATTGTTAGTTTTGGTCTTGGTCAAGATATTGCTAATGTGATTATCAACTGTGCGTTTGCTGATTTCTAGCTTCTGGGCAATTTTGTCGTTGGTTAAACCACCAGAAACTAGCTCGATGATTTGCAGTTCGCGATCGGAAAGACTCGCGGGGATATGGGTCTCGCTACTGGACATAAGTATTTCTTCCTTAGTATAACTACTTATTATCTATTTCAATTTTAGAAGATCCTTGGCGGGTAAGCCCGATCCCGACTGGGATTGGGGGCTAGGGGCAAGGAACAAGGAGGACTTGGAAGAATAATTCATTCTTTATCCTTTATCCTTGGGGTAACTTTTTCCTTTTCTGGTAGGCTGAGTTTACGTACACAAGGAGTGCAGCTGTGACTCATCCCCGTGTTCTCTGCCTCGGAGAAATTTTGTTTGATTTGCTAGCCGAGCAATTGGGGCGATCGCTTGAAGATGTCGAATCTTGGACACCATACCCAGGCGGCGCACCAGCTAATGTGGCGTGTGCGCTGGTAAAGTTGGGAACGCCATCTGGATTTATTGGCTGTGTTGGTGAAGATGCGCCGGGAAACGAATTGGTAAAGTTGTTGCAGGATGTAGGTGTAGATACTAAGGGCGTACAGCGCCATCCTACGGCACCAACGCGACAAGTTTATGTTACACGCTCTTTGGAGGGCGATCGCACGTTTGCCGGGTTTGGCGAACTTGATACCACAGAATTTGCTGATACTCACCTGAGTGCGTCTAATCTGCCAGTGGCTTTGTTTGAAGAGGCTGATTTTCTAGTATTGGGGACGCTGGAGTTAGCTTATCCCGATAGTAAGGAAGCGATCGCTCAAGCGCTTAATCTCGCAGATCAGTACGATGTCAAAATTGTATTAGATGTCAATCGGCGCGATATGTTTTGGCCTGACCCTAGCGTATCTAAGCCTCTGATTTTAGAACTCTTAAAGCACGTCGATTTCCTCAAGGTTGCTGAAGAAGAAGCCGAATGGCTATTTGACACAATGGATGCTGGTGCTATTACTTATCGTCTGGACTCAGTAGAAGGCGTTTTAGTGACTGCTGGGGAAAAAGGTTGTGCATACTGTCTGGGTGAAAATGAAGGTAGGCTGGCTGCTTTTTCCGTCCCGGTGGTGGATACAACAGGTGCGGGTGATGGGTTTGTTGCTGGTTTCATCCATCAGTTGTGTCAACATGGCATCAAAAGTCTTACCGATGCAGAAATGGCTAAGCGTGTGGTGACATATGCTAGTGCGGTGGGGGCGACGTGTGCAATGAAGCCGGGAGCGATCGCTTCCCAGCCAACAGCAGCCCAAGTGGAAGAGTTTCTGGGAAAAATGAAGGATGAAGGATGAATTAATTCAGCCTTCTGAAATGCTGCTGCGAAGTTTAATTGCTAGTCGCATCGCAGAAAGTCCCGAAAGGCGCATCACTTTTGCACAATATATGGAGTGGGTGCTGTACGAACCGCAGCACGGCTACTATGCTACTAATGCGGTTAATATTGGGGCGGAGGGTGACTTTTTTACTTCCCCTCACCTGGGTGCTGACTTTGGCGAATTACTAGCTGAACAATTCGCCGAAATGTGGGATATTCTAGGGAATCCGGTGCCTTTTACCCTTGTGGAAATGGGCGCTGGTGCGGGAATCTTGGCGGCAGATATTTTACGCTATTTGCAACAACACTATCCAGAAATTTTTGAGGTTTTGGAGTACGTTATTGTTGAAATTGCCCCTGGGTTAATTTCTCAACAACAGCAAGTTTTACAGAATATGCTGGGTAAAACTGCTGCCTTAGTAAGGTGGTGTTCTCTAGAAGAAATACCGAAAAACTCTATTGTCGGCTGCTTTTTTTCTAATGAGTTGGTGGATGCGTTACCAGTGCATCAGTTTGCTATTGAAGAAGGGCAAATTCGGGAAGTTTATGTTACTTCGAGGGATGGAGTGACTTTCGAGGAAGTGACGGGCGTTCCTTCGACACCAAAGCTGACAGAATATTTTGACTTGGTGGGGATTGAATTACCTTCTAGTGTTTATGCAGATGGGTATCGCAGTGAAATTAATTTAGCAGCTTATAACTGGCTGAGTACAGTCGCCGAAGCGCTACAACGTGGGTATCTTTTAACAATTGATTATGGCTATCCGGCGACTCGTTATTATAGTCTAGGGCGGAGACAGGGGACGCTACAGTGCTATTACCGCCATATGCACCATGACAACCCTTATATAAATATTGGGCAGCAGGACATCACAGCTCATGTGGATTTTACGGCTCTGGAGCGCTGGGGCGATCGCTTGCAATTGCCAAAGTTGGGTTTTACTCAGCAAGGGTTATTTTTGATGGCGTTGGGTTTGGGCGATCGCATTGCTGCCCTTTCCACAGGGGGAGAAAATATCGTTAAGTCGCAAGGCATTTCTGGTTTACTCCGCTGTCGAGATACGCTACACCAGCTAATTGATCCAATGGGTTTGGGCAATTTTGGGGTATTGGTGCAAACCAAAGGGTTGCGGGAGGAGGAAAGGGCGCGAAGTCTCAAAGGTTTAAAAATGCCATTGATGTGATAAGTAAGCGATGCAAGAGAAAGTTTTATTTACCTTTGCACCTTCTTTGGGGGATTTTTAAATAATGGAGATCTATTTTAAAACAATTTAAATGTTATTTCTTCCTTATCAAAAACATGATATCAGAGAAAAACGGCTAAAGTCAATGCCTAACTTAACTTTTTATTTCCATTGCCACAGCAACTAAATCCTCAATTTTCTTAATATTTGGATCGCCAGCTAAATAACCAATTCCGCGATGCAAATGGAGGCGAAATTGATTAGCTAAAGTTTCTCGTTCAGTACCTAAGCCATCATTGTGACAGCGTTGTTTCAGGGCGATTAACAAAATATCAGACATTTCTCCGCCAAAGACGCGCCATGTCATCTCGACATTGCTATCAGCAGGAATTGGCACTGGTGAAGGAATACTTGGTTCGGAGAGAGAACGACAAAACGCCCAACGGCAAAGGATATTCCACTGCTCTATTTTAGTGCTGCGCTTTAGCTTAGTGAGCTGCTCTTTGGCAGTTTGGGAAAGTTTAATTCTGTCAAGTGGTGGTTCCATGAGAAAGTGGCTCGGCTGTAGTAAAAGAAGAGATATGCTTATGAGAGTGGTGACGCTCCCGCTTATGGGGGAAGCGGGAAGCTGAGTTAATTAAGTGCGAACCCCTCACAAGGGTCGTCCCTTTGGAACATCGCTGGTATATTCTTTACATTTAAGCAGGAGTTCTTAAAGATTGTGCAAAAAATGACTTGATCGATTGCACAGTTATGGTGAGCGAGTCAATAATGGTGACATAGGGAATTTACCCAAACGTACTCAAATAAGGTTTCAGAGGCGGGTTTCAAACCCCGCTTCTTCTGTTTAATTTTGTAGCCAATCCCAGGTTAAGCGGACTCGGTTGGATGAGACGGCGCGAGGTTGGATTAGTCCCAGAAATAACCTGGTTCTATTACCGTCTGCTGTTTAGCGGAGTCGTATTTTAAGAGATATTCACGAGCGATCGCTTCATTTTCGTGCAATTTATCAACCTCATTTTTTCCTATCTCAGTATCAGTAGAAAGTAATATTACCTGATGACTGGCTGAGGGAAAGTATCTCTCTACCAAATTAGCTCTATGTGAGGAATCTAAACGTCCGAGAGGCGTATCAATTGCCACTGGCAAATTGCGCCCGGAAACCCGCGCTAATCCCCACAGAAAACTGATGGCTAGTAGTTGTTTCTCCCCGGCTGAAAGGCGATGTTTAGGTACTGACTTACCCTGTAAATCGTAAAGGGAAAGGCTGAAGCTGTTGGTGTCAATTGCCACGCGATGCACTAAATCTGATTTGTGCAAAAGATATCGAAAACACTCTGTCACCTCAACTTCTAATTTATTGAGTTTTCTCAACGTCAATCGTTCGCGGAAAACCTTGAGTGTTTCTTGAACTTTAGCAGATGCAGCAATAATATGCTCGTTATTTTTTCGATCAATATTTTGCTCAGTATATTGTTTTAAGTCCTTTTTTAACTTAGCGATCGCAGCGTCTAATTCAACTAAACGACGATTAGCTGTTTCATATGCGGCCTTAGCTTCAGCAACTTTATTTTGTGCTTCTTTAAGTGCTACAAGCAGATGATTATAATCTTCAGGTGATGCAGCAGTCTGTATTTGCCTTTCCAGCCTTATAATATCTTCTTCTTTATTTTTAATAATTCCTATTTGCTGCTTTGCGAGATTTTTGGCATTTTGCAAGTAGTAAAGGATATTACCCAATTGGCTCAAGCTTTCAGTATCAGCTAATAACCACAGTTTTTCAGGCTGGATAAAATGTGAATTCAATGTATCTACATCTTGGTCAAGAAAAGTTTTAATTTTTTCAATTTCTTCTTCTGAAATACCCACCTGACTAATCCAATTCAGCAGGCGCTTATCCCGTTCAAACAATATATCCCGTGCATTTTGTGCCTGTTGAATGCGAAATTCTTTTTCTGCTTGGGTTTGTGCCTGAGTAAGTAAAGGTTCAATCAAGGCTAGCGGTAAAACATCTGCCGCTAAGTCACACATTCCTTGACGAGCTTCATCAGCTTCCGCTGTCTTTTGGTGACGCTGTTTATCTAGCTGGCTACGTTCTCCTGCAATTTTACCTCCTTCAGATATGAATTTATCAAAAGCTTCTTGCTGCTCTTTTTCGCTTTCATCCAACTTCTTTTTTATAGTCTTTAAATTTCCTATTTGCCCATCATATTCTTCTTGTTGGTGCTTTAGCTTTTGTTCCATCTCCTCTAAGTTGGCTAAGTCTTGAGTATCTGCCAGCTCCTTACGTTTGCGGTTGACTAATATTTCTAAATCACTGGATAAACGTTCAGCCAGTTCTAGCCCTAAAAGTCCGCGAATCGCATCAACTACAATAGGTGGGGGTGTTTCCTGTTCTGCAAGTTCTTTAACTTGTTCGCCATCAAATAGAAATAAGTTAGAGATCCCTAATGGCAGTAAATTTTCAATATAATCGTCCCAAGTATTAACTAGCTCTATTCTTAGCCAATCGTCCTTTTTGGCGATATCTAATTCCAAAATTCCTAAATGGTCTTTACCATCTTTAGGATTTCTTTCCCAAGTTCTTACGATGCGGTAAATTACAGGTTTGTCATTTTCAATGTGTTCAAAAGCCAACTCAACGCGGGTTTTTTCAGATGGTAGAGTGTGGCTGTTAACGCACTGGGAGAGAAAATCGCTATAGCTCAAGTTGCCGCGAGTGGAACATTGAGCGCGATGTCCATAAAGCGCGAGGCGAATAGCATCCATTAAGGTAGTCTTTCCGCCGCCATTCATCCCACCTAATAAAATAATTGGGCGACGAGAATTGTCATCAACTTGTGGATAAAGATTGATAACTTGATGTCCGCGGTAGGGGCCAAAATTTTGCAGTACGAGTTCAAGAAATATCATTTGACAAATGCCTTGGCAAGTTTCTTCCAGGCTCAGCGTGGGAATGTACTCAGGAAGCTGGAGCCTCCCGAAATTTAATTATTTGCCAGAGCCTAAACGTAAAGGTTTCCCAGTCAGAGTCTGGGAGGTCAGTTAATTTCCATCATCTATATTTCTGGCTTGGAATTTGATACTTGCCCAAGTTTCTTGTTTTACAGTTTCACTGTTATCTTCATCGACAGCATCCCCCAAGGTTAGCTGTTTTACCTTGGGAATATTGCCTTCATGAACTGCTGTTTTTAGATCGCGTTTCAAGTGGGCGTTTTTTATCGCTTCTTCTGGCGATCGCGAACTCGTCTCAAAGCATTTCTCTAGAGTGTCGTATATCCCGACGCGGCGAGACTTCTTGCGATACTCGTGTTCTGTGCCTAGCAGCTTCGCGATGAGTTCCAAGTGCATCTTATCGTCGTCGCAGATTTCCTCTAGCACAGCCCATTCATCGCTACCTAATAAACTATTGCCAGCACCAGGACGCGGATCTTTGAAAGGTTCGCCTGTGACTTCCTCATAGATGCGAGGTAAACTATCATCAAACTCGTGTCTTTCTTCTAACCAGATGCGACGAATTTCGCTCATTTCTTCTATTGTAATTAGCGTAATGTCACGCATATTTTCTGGTGCTGTGCGCTGGATTTGTGTTTGAACAGTAAGGAGTTTTCTAAGCCAATCCTCCCGCGCTTCTTTAAGATAGGGGCCAGGAATAGGCTCAACCGATATCTCACCCTCTAAGTTGCGCTCATAGAGTTGCACTTCACCAGTTCTCCGCCGGAAATCACGGCGCTCACGGTTTTCTTCAGCATCTAATTCCATACGGAAATCAAGTAGAGGTTGCATCCACTCTTTCTCTTCGTCATTCTGAATCATTGCTGTCAGTGATTTATCCTGACTAACCATTGTGCAAACCCAGCAACCAAAACGAGAGCTACCACAACTAGGAGTAGATGTATCAACAACTAAAGGACATTCATTATCAGCGGTAGCACCCCGATACAGGGCGAATAAGTCTTTGTTACTGTATCCCCAAGGGTTTTGCCACTGCATTAGATAAATCCAAACTTCGTCGTTCTCCCAGTCTTCAATAGGGCTATAAACCAGGGAGTTGGGCAAGTTCATGTTAGGGCTGAGGTGATCGCGTACCCGTTGAGCTTCCATTTTTTTCATTCTGTTAGCACGTTTTGTGCTTTCAGCTTTGCGAGTACCCAAGACAAGAATGGCTTCACCGCTGGAGCGAATAACATTACGAATAAAGCGGTTAGAGGGATTAATTTTGAGGCGTTCTGTACACCAGCGAAATTTTCCTCGCGGCGCTGGATACCCTTTACCAATCAAACCTACCCAAAATGTCTCTTTGAATTCTGGTTGTAGCAGATGGGGTTCAAAGGGCAGTCCTTGCGCTTCAGCCTCAGACTTCATCTGTTTAAGGGAATTGCGTACCCAGGCAGCAACTATTGGGTTCTCTACCAGCGTGTCTGTTGTGATAACATATATCGTCTTAGTCCGCTTTTCGGGCGGGAGGGAAGCGATCGCATTCCAGATCAACTGTAAGGTTGCACTAGAATCTTTCCCGCCACTATAGCCGACACACCAAGGTATTTCGTCTAAGCAGTATAACTCTTGGATTTCAGTGGTGAGAGCTTGGATATCATCCACTAATTCTGCCACAGTACGCGCTGGCTGATTTTTATTTTCTTGCTGTTGCGTTGTAGCCATTTCTCCCTACCTACCAAAACATGAGTATTCTTCACCCAACAATATCTACTGCAAGGGTAACTTCTGTATTTTAAAGCTTAAAGGTTTTTAAAAACCTATATCTTAGCACGGACTTTTTTAGAAAATTAAGCTGTACTACCCCATACTCTGAAAGCCAATCACTATGAATGACAGTGCATTTGACCCGACCGCTGATGTCCCTAGCGAATACCAGAAGGGGGAAATCCGAGATCAACAGATACTCGCTGTCCTGCTGGAGAACTATCTTGGGAGGAACGATCAGATTTTCGTTCAGAAAACTGAGATGGGTGGTATTGAGGCTTATGTAGGCTCTGTCACCCTGGAATGGTTTGCAAATCGGGTTAACTTCGCCTCTTGCTTACCCCTGCTTCAGAAAAAATACAATCCAGAGACGGGTAACATCGAGATTGACGCGGATAGCATTGATGAAATTCAGCAGCGTCCGCTTGATTGGTCGCGTCAAGCACCCCTAGTGCAGTATTTGGCGGCTCGGAAAAATCACAAGTTTCCGCCAGTTCTCGTAGTTATTAACCAACCTTGGGTGGATACTCCCAAAGCTGGTGAGTGGGATAGCCACAGACGAGCCACAAAATCTACTACCGAATTCACGCCACTGGATAAAGATGGTAAAGTCGGTTTGCTCAACCTTTCTGAGGCGGATGTAACCGTTTATGCGCTGGATGGTCAACATCGACTGATGGGGGTGCAGGGTTTGATGGAGTTGATTAGAACTGGTAAACTCCAACGGTACAAAAAGGATAAAACTCCTTACGACACTTTCATTACGCTTGCTGACTTGATAGAACAGTATCAAGTCGAACCTGCTTATCTGCAAAGCTTACCCAAGGAAAAAATTGGTATTGAGTTCATCTGCGCGATCGCTGCTGGGGAAACCCACGAACAAGCAAGGCGACGGGTGAGATCGCTCTTTGTTCATGTCAACCTGATGGCTACACCTTTGAGCAAAGGACAGTTAGCACAGCTGAATGAGGATGATGGGTTTTCGATTGTTGCTAGAAAAATCGCTGTAACCCATCCGCTTTTGCAACAGCACTCAGATCGCAAGCCCCGCGTTAATTGGAATAGTGCGACTGTTGCAGCGAAGTCAACGGTTTTGACGACGTTACAAGCTCTCAAAGAGATGTCTGAGCGATATTTGGGGCAAAAATTTCCTCACTGGAAACCCTTGGAAAAAGGTCTAATTGCCATGCGGCCGGAGGATGAGGAACTGAAGGAGGGAATAGAGGATTTTCAGAAGCTTTTCGATAATTTGGCAAACCTTCCAAGTTATCAGATACTCGAAGACATGGATACGCCGGAATTACGACGCTTCAGCTTTGAGAAGGATGGCGGTGAGGGAAATATGCTTTTCCGTCCTGTTGGTCAAGTGGCTTTAGTTCAAGCTTTGGGAATCTTGGTATTTAGGAAAGGTTTATCGCTGGAAGACATTTTTAAGAAGCTGCGGAAGTTCGACCTGGAAGGCGGATTTAGTGGTATGGAGTACCCGCAATCTCTGTGGTATGGGGTTTTATATGACCCAAATAAAAAGCGGGTGCAGGTTTCTGGAAGGGATTTGGCGGCGAGGTTAGTAGTTTACATCTTGGGTGGAATTCAGGATCAGATGGAACGTGCGGAACTTCGCAAGGCTCTGGCTGATGCAAGAACTATTGAAAAACAAACGATGGGCTTTGATGGTAAGTTTGTTGAACCGAAAGCAGTAGGGCTTCCACCAGTCCTTTAACACGCCGAGTCAATGGGGTGTTTCTGAGTATGGAGTAGTTCCGGGTAAGACTTGGATCTCAGATACACTCCAATCAACTAAAATTAAACATGAAGTCTTTTATGTTAATCAATGAATGGTACTAATCCAGGACAGGAACTACGCAACTTTTTAAAAGAGCTTTATCCTCATAATTATAACAATACAGATTTTAAGGAAATAGAATCTTTTATTTCAGAAATTGACAGCGCTTTAATAGCTAATGGTAATTTTTTTCAAATAGTTTATGAAAGCAGTATAAATTATATGGTAAGGAGATTTATAAATACTGCTGAGTATTTAAAAAGGAAGTATGAATCAGACGAGTTTCCACCAGAAAAATTTGTAGAGGAGCTTAGACGTTTCATTATAAAAGCAACCCGTATTCCACGAGACAAAACCGAAAAACTTTTAGTTTTATTACAGGCTTGTCTTCAGTCAAAAGGCAGAAAAGTAAAACCACCTCGTAAGAAACGCCTGCTCAAAGAATATCAGGCTAAAAATGAACTGCGTTGTTATATTTGTGGCAAGGATTTAGATGAACAGGAATCAGAGATTGAACATATATGGCCAAGAACGATGGGTGGTGCTACTGAAGATTTCAACCTCAAAATATCTTGTTCTATTTGCAACGATAAAAAACAGCACTATATTGATGCAAGTGACTTTCACTATGAACAAATATGCTTGGTAAGTGATAAGAGTGATGAAAACTTTTCTAAGGAAATGAAAAAAGAGTATAGAATAGCGGTATGGGCAAAAAGTGATTATAGTTGCACAGTATGTGGAGAGCCAGCTTCAATTGTGGGTACATTAAATTTTGGTCGCATCAACCCAGATGACAGCTGGCACTTTCTTAACACTGAAGCCTATTGC from Funiculus sociatus GB2-C1 includes these protein-coding regions:
- a CDS encoding HNH endonuclease; translation: MNGTNPGQELRNFLKELYPHNYNNTDFKEIESFISEIDSALIANGNFFQIVYESSINYMVRRFINTAEYLKRKYESDEFPPEKFVEELRRFIIKATRIPRDKTEKLLVLLQACLQSKGRKVKPPRKKRLLKEYQAKNELRCYICGKDLDEQESEIEHIWPRTMGGATEDFNLKISCSICNDKKQHYIDASDFHYEQICLVSDKSDENFSKEMKKEYRIAVWAKSDYSCTVCGEPASIVGTLNFGRINPDDSWHFLNTEAYCDEHTPE
- a CDS encoding DGQHR domain-containing protein; amino-acid sequence: MNDSAFDPTADVPSEYQKGEIRDQQILAVLLENYLGRNDQIFVQKTEMGGIEAYVGSVTLEWFANRVNFASCLPLLQKKYNPETGNIEIDADSIDEIQQRPLDWSRQAPLVQYLAARKNHKFPPVLVVINQPWVDTPKAGEWDSHRRATKSTTEFTPLDKDGKVGLLNLSEADVTVYALDGQHRLMGVQGLMELIRTGKLQRYKKDKTPYDTFITLADLIEQYQVEPAYLQSLPKEKIGIEFICAIAAGETHEQARRRVRSLFVHVNLMATPLSKGQLAQLNEDDGFSIVARKIAVTHPLLQQHSDRKPRVNWNSATVAAKSTVLTTLQALKEMSERYLGQKFPHWKPLEKGLIAMRPEDEELKEGIEDFQKLFDNLANLPSYQILEDMDTPELRRFSFEKDGGEGNMLFRPVGQVALVQALGILVFRKGLSLEDIFKKLRKFDLEGGFSGMEYPQSLWYGVLYDPNKKRVQVSGRDLAARLVVYILGGIQDQMERAELRKALADARTIEKQTMGFDGKFVEPKAVGLPPVL
- the dndC gene encoding DNA phosphorothioation system sulfurtransferase DndC, giving the protein MATTQQQENKNQPARTVAELVDDIQALTTEIQELYCLDEIPWCVGYSGGKDSSATLQLIWNAIASLPPEKRTKTIYVITTDTLVENPIVAAWVRNSLKQMKSEAEAQGLPFEPHLLQPEFKETFWVGLIGKGYPAPRGKFRWCTERLKINPSNRFIRNVIRSSGEAILVLGTRKAESTKRANRMKKMEAQRVRDHLSPNMNLPNSLVYSPIEDWENDEVWIYLMQWQNPWGYSNKDLFALYRGATADNECPLVVDTSTPSCGSSRFGCWVCTMVSQDKSLTAMIQNDEEKEWMQPLLDFRMELDAEENRERRDFRRRTGEVQLYERNLEGEISVEPIPGPYLKEAREDWLRKLLTVQTQIQRTAPENMRDITLITIEEMSEIRRIWLEERHEFDDSLPRIYEEVTGEPFKDPRPGAGNSLLGSDEWAVLEEICDDDKMHLELIAKLLGTEHEYRKKSRRVGIYDTLEKCFETSSRSPEEAIKNAHLKRDLKTAVHEGNIPKVKQLTLGDAVDEDNSETVKQETWASIKFQARNIDDGN